The proteins below come from a single Hemibagrus wyckioides isolate EC202008001 linkage group LG22, SWU_Hwy_1.0, whole genome shotgun sequence genomic window:
- the LOC131343648 gene encoding chemerin-like receptor 1 has protein sequence MGTTEFMFDYVSTDYANYTEYNETYDTIHIEESHDVHHSCFEEIPCMLLLVVNVIIILLGIVGNGVVIWIAGFKMKKTVNTTWYLSLAISDFIFCATLPFNTFYIVTSDWTFGLFMCRFTSFVMFLNMFSSIFLLVIISVDRCMAVMFPVWAQNQRTIRKASLIVLVAWILAVSLSIPSIIFREVKHHLGRTRCHNNYSSQDIHSSVAICRFIFGFLIPFLVIIVCYSVIIFKLRSNQMAKSTKPFKIMTALIVTFFICWLPYHTFVLAELTQSLSNDVIVIGFKIGTSVASANSFLNPILYVFMGNDFRQKFKNSILSKIENAIGEEGRTVSRYLSRSSSVDTRASTHI, from the coding sequence ATGGGCACGACAGAGTTCATGTTTGATTACGTATCTACCGACTATGCAAACTACACGGAATATAACGAGACGTATGACACGATTCACATAGAGGAGTCTCACGATGTACACCACAGTTGTTTTGAAGAGATTCCATGCATGTTGTTGCTGGTGGTGAATGTGATCATAATCCTGCTGGGGATTGTGGGAAATGGTGTGGTGATCTGGATAGCAGGGTTTAAGATGAAGAAGACTGTTAATACCACCTGGTACCTCAGCCTAGCCATTTCTGACTTCATATTTTGTGCCACCTTGCCCTTCAACACCTTCTACATAGTCACATCTGACTGGACCTTTGGACTTTTCATGTGTAGGTTCACCTCCTTCGTAATGTTCCTCAACATGTTCAGTAGCATCTTTCTTCTTGTCATCATCAGTGTGGATCGCTGCATGGCTGTCATGTTCCCTGTTTGGGCACAGAACCAGCGTACCATAAGGAAGGCTTCACTGATAGTCCTTGTCGCATGGATCTTAGCAGTCTCCTTGAGTATCCCATCCATCATTTTCCGTGAAGTAAAGCACCATCTAGGCAGAACCCGGTGTCACAATAATTACAGTAGTCAGGACATTCACTCATCTGTAGCCATCTGCCGATTTATTTTTGGCTTTCTTATACCTTTTCTGGTTATTATTGTCTGCTACTCAGTCATCATCTTCAAGCTGAGAAGCAACCAGATGGCAAAGTCTACCAAGCCGTTCAAAATCATGACCGCTCTCATCGTAACTTTCTTCATCTGCTGGCTGCCATATCACACATTCGTGCTAGCTGAACTGACCCAGAGCCTCTCTAATGATGTTATTGTCATTGGGTTCAAGATTGGAACATCAGTTGCTTCAGCCAACAGCTTCCTCAATCCGATTCTTTACGTATTCATGGGCAATGATTTCAGGCAGAAGTTTAAGAACTCCATCCTGTCTAAGATCGAGAACGCAATAGGAGAGGAAGGACGCACTGTGAGCCGCTACTTATCCCGATCCAGTTCTGTGGACACCAGAGCATCAACTCACATCTGA
- the LOC131343649 gene encoding chemerin-like receptor 1, translated as MSPVESDYIDYDSITDKPPPEAQAHCTDATCVLLATVNVIIVLLGITGNGLVIWIAGFKIKKTVNAVWYLSLAVSDFLFCAFLPLSIVYIIKSEWEFGLFMCKFASFILSLNMFSSIFLLLIISVDRCVVVMFPVWAQNKRTLRRALVMVLLAWIASALLSLPATIFQDIDIISKKCFSNYNHDNEHVAVVVCRFIFGFVIPFLIIITCYILIIRKLRNNQMARSNKPFRVMTTLIVAFFICWLPYHIFKLLELDHNYHHVIPTGQRFGITLASTNSFMNPLLYAFMGKDFKRKCYAILSKIESTFEEEARSTLRGTSITNSGDGKLSTAV; from the coding sequence ATGTCTCCAGTTGAAAGTGACTACATTGACTATGATTCAATTACAGATAAGCCACCACCAGAGGCTCAAGCACATTGTACAGACGCAACGTGTGTTTTACTGGCAACAGTCAATGTGATAATTGTGCTTCTTGGTATCACTGGAAATGGTTTGGTGATCTGGATTGCAGGGTTTAAGATTAAGAAAACAGTCAACGCTGTCTGGTACCTCAGCCTCGCTGTGTCCGACTTCCTCTTCTGTGCCTTCCTGCCCTTGTCCATTGTCTATATTATTAAAAGTGAATGGGAATTTGGGCTTTTCATGTGCAAGTTTGCATCCTTCATCTTGTCCCTCAACATGTTCAGCAGCATCTTCCTCCTTCTCATCATCAGTGTGGAtcgctgtgttgtggtgatgtttcctgTATGGGCGCAAAACAAGCGCACTCTACGCAGGGCCTTGGTGATGGTTTTACTAGCTTGGATCGCCTCAGCATTACTGAGTCTGCCAGCAACCATTTTCCAAGATATAGATATAATTAGCAAGAAATGCTTCAGCAACTACAACCATGATAATGAACATGTCGCTGTAGTGGTATGCCGATTCATTTTTGGGTTCGTGATCCCCTttctgatcatcatcacctgttACATCCTCATCATCCGAAAGCTGAGAAATAACCAGATGGCGAGGTCCAATAAGCCATTTAGGGTCATGACAACACTGATAGTGGCTTTCTTCATATGCTGGCTGCCTTaccacatttttaaattattggaATTAGACCACAACTATCATCATGTCATTCCTACTGGGCAACGATTTGGAATCACTCTTGCTAGCACCAACAGCTTTATGAACCCGTTGCTTTACGCTTTCATGGGAAAGGACTTTAAGAGAAAATGTTATGCAATTCTCTCCAAGATTGAGAGCACATTCGAGGAGGAAGCCCGGAGCACACTCCGAGGGACGTCTATTACTAACTCAGGAGACGGCAAACTTTCGACTGCTGTTTAA